TCTGCTGACTTCCTCCGCAATTGTCCCCATGACACTGTCCAATCGTACTTGCTCCTGCTGAAGTTTCGAATTCATAGCAAACACTCCTTAAAAAATTTATTAAAGGGTTGACAAACGAATTGATTGCATTATATAATTAAGATAGGGAAAATATATTTATTTTTTATTACATAATGCACATCTATATAAATTTACCACAGGGTTTCACTTTTTTCAATGGTTTTTACTTAATTCTTTGATTGTCGATTTTCGACAGAGCCGTATTTAACGTTCCCCAATGTTAAGTACGGCTCTTTTAATTTTATTTACCCCTATCTTTATTTGTACTGATCCCTCCCCGTTAACCATCAGGACAATTTCTTAATAGCTTCCCCATCCGTTACATTGTTAACGAATAGTCTGGCCTTTTAAGGAGAGATCACCAGTCTTGTCCTGCATCCAAAGCTTTATTCATTTATAGTAAGTGAACTTTACCTTGCCGAAAGCATTTGCCTCCTTTAATCTAGTAGTAAAATAAAATTGCTAGAGGTGGCCATTTTGTCGAAACCTTTTATATTTAAGCAGCCTGGGCTTTTCGGGCAAATGGTTCTGCTCGTGCTTACTGTACTCTTAATTTGCATCTTGTTAATTATCATTTCCTTTTCATCCATTATTGACCAAATGATTGAGAAAACCACCGGACAGCAGGCGCTGACAGTTGCGGAATTGGTTGCCGAAAACGATTCCATCATCGATGCGTTTAATACAGATCATCCAGCACAATTGATTCAGCCTATTGCCGAGAAGCTTAGAGAGCGGACAGGCGCTGATTATATTGTAATAGCGAACGGGGATGGTATCCGTTATTCCCATCCCTATCTGAATCAAATTGGCAGGCCTACAGAAACAAGCAATAAAGCCCCGCTGGCAGGAGATTCTATTGTTTTTATTGGAAACGGCGTTTTAGGAGAAGCAGTTAAAGCGAAAACACCCATTTATGATGAGTCAGGTAAGATTATCGGTGTTTCTTCCGTTGGCTTCTTGACGAATGAATTAGAAGGGAAAATTTTCGTCTATCAATTGCGGGTAGCCGGTTTCGGAGGACTTGCCCTTCTCATTGGCATACCAGGAGCCTTTTATATCGCCCGCCGTGTCAAGAAGCTTATATTTAACCTGGAGCCAGAGGAAATTTCTCATGCCTTCTCTGAAAAGCAGGCAATTCTGGAATCAATCGGGGATGCCACGCTTGCTATCAGCCCTGATCTAAAAATTTTATCAGCCAATAAAAAAGCGCGCAGCATTTTAGGTGAGCATGCAAAAGATACGCTGACTGAGCTGCATTTGAAAGCGCTTATACAAAATGCATTGGAGAATCCCAACCTTTTCATCCAGAAACAAGTACTCATAAACAACTCGATATACATTGTAGACATATCGCCCATCCAGGCTGAAGAAACGGCAATAACAGGATTCGTCCTGACTATTCGCCCCTTCTCTGAAGTTGAAGATTTGGCGAATGAACTTATTGAAATCCGGCAGCATGCCAACCATATTCGGGCGCAGACCCATGAATATTTAAATAAACTGAACACATTAAACGGTCTCCTGCTATTGGAGCGTTACGAAGAAGCAAAAGCGCTTATGAAGATGGAAGTGCAAGAACTGCAGCAAACTGTCACCTTTTTAATGTCTACAATTAAAGATCCTTTGATTGTTGCCCTTCTTCTAGGGAAAGTGAACCGTGCCAAAGAAATGAAAGTATTGATCACATTTGACGAAAACAGCCAGTGGTTAGACTTCCCTGACACCATACAAAGCGAACATGTCGTGACAGTGGTTGGTAATTTGATTGATAATGCTCTAGAAGCATCTTCTGCATGGAAAGGAAAAAGCGCCACTGTCCACCTGTCCTTTACAGACTACGGAGACGAGCTGATTATGGATATTGAAGACAATGGCAAAGGCATGACCTCTGAAGAAGAAGCTTACTTTTTTACAGAAGGAGCGACAACCAAAAATGACCCCCAGCATGGTCTAGGCCTGACCATTATGCAGCATGCATTGAGCCAGCTTGGCGGGGAATGGTATCGTACAGATCGTTTAGAAGGAACATGTATGACAATCGCCATTCCAAAAGCTAATCCTGATTTCACAACTGCGAAGGAGAGAGAAAAATCATGACTAACCCATCCATCGGGGTGCTGATCGTTGAAGATGACCCTGTCGCTTCGTCTGTATATGAACAGCTTATTCAAAACAGAAAAGATTTTACTGTCATCGGAAAAGCACAAACAGCTTCAGAAACCATTCAATTGCTAAACGTTATCACTCCCGACCTGATCCTGCTCGATGTTCATCTGCCAGATGCAAATGGAATTGATTTGCTATTTCAAATCAAACACGCACACCGTCATGTAGATATCATTATGATAACCGCTTCCAATGATGCCAAAACAGTAAGAGACGCCATGCGTGGAGGAGCATATAGCTATCTGCTGAAACCGATTATGGTTGACAGCTTTTTTCAACATTTGAAGAGTACAGCCAAACGAGGCATGCCCGGCAAACAAATGCCCATATCAAACAAGATGAAATACAGCGGCTCTTTCAAAAAAACACTCCAGCTGCCGAGACAAAGCACGAGGCCGAGAATTTGCCAAAAGGCATCGACAAACACACACTCCGCAAAGTTACACAAGCAATGAAAGCTGCATCCACAAGCCTAAACGCTGAAGAAGTAGGGTTGCAAATCGGAGCAAGCCACTCCACGGCAAGGCGCTATTTAGAGTATCTGGTTTCTATTAACTTGGTGGAAGTCGATATTGTCTATGGCAGCGTGGGCCGTCCGGAACGCCGATACAAACAACCTTAGCAAGCCCTCTTATAAAGGGGCTTGCTTTTTTTAGCTATGTCTTAAAGAAAGCTTCTATAGGATAAACATTGCCTGACCAAGAAGTTCAGTTTAAGGAGAAAGCTCCTAGTGAATGATAGATATCTAACATATTACGGTATTTCTCTTATTTTCATAAAAAGTATGAAAATTATGAAACTATTGCTTTTTATTCAAATAAAACAACTAATCTATTCTTACGAGAGCAGCCCTGTTAAAGTAATTCGAAAGGAAGCGCTTACAACTATTTAGGAGGGTTCATATGCTCGCGTTGCTTGGATATATTATGGTTGCTGTTTTTATGGCTTTAATTATGACAAAACGAATGTCTGCACTACTGGCATTAATTATTGTACCAATTGTCTTTGCTTTAATTGGAGGTTTTTATACCGGAATCGGGGAGATGATGCTCGAAGGGATAAAGCAAGTTGCTCCTACAGGCGTTATGCTTGTGTTTGCTATCCTTTATTTCGGTATCATGATTGATGCCGGCTTATTTGAACCAATTGTGAATACGATTTTGCGGATTGTAAAAGGGGATCCGCTAAAGATTGCCCTCGGAACAGTTGCTCTCGCGTCACTTGTTGCCCTGGACGGAGATGGGACAACAACATTTATTATTACTGTCACAGCCATGCTGCCTCTATACAAAAAGCTAAATATGAATTTATACATGCTCTCAACACTCGCACTTCTCTCCATCGGCGTCATGAACATGACACCATGGGGCGGACCGACAGCCCGAGTCATCAGTTCTTTGCAGCTCACAACCGAGGAAGTATTCCTTCCGCTTATTCCTGTAATGGCAGCTGGAATAGCCTTTGCCTTTCTCGTTGCTTGGCATTTTGGATTAAAGGAACGGAAACGGATTGGGATCTTCAAAATGGATGATCCAATTGCCAGTGAGATTCAAGCGGCAAAGGAACAAACCGCTGCCGCTATAGATCATGGAGAAAAGTCCGCAGAGCTGCAGCGTCCAAAGTTAATTTGGGTTAACGCCGGACTGACAATAGGCCTGCTGATTGCCTTAATTGCCGGATTGCTGCCTCTCCCTGTTCTATTTATGTTAGGGTTCGCGATTGCGGCGATGATCAACTATCCAAACCTGGTACAGCAAAAAGAACGCATTGCCGCCCATGCTGGAAATGTTCTCGCAGTGGTCGCATTAGTCTTTGCCTCTGGTATATTCACAGGAATCATGAACGGGACTGGAATGGTAGATGCAATGGCGACAGCACTTGTTCAAGTCATTCCAGAACAATTGGGAACCCAGCTGCCTTTAATTACAGCTATCACGAGCATGCCATTTACGTATTTCATGGCAAACGATCCCTATTACTATGGAATTATCCCGATCATTGGAGAAACTGCTGCCAGCTACAATATTCCTATGGCTGAAATTGCCCGTGCATCAGTACTCGGCCAGCCCGCTCACGTGTTAAGCCCGCTCTATGCCGCAGGTTACCTTCTAGTCGGCATGATCGGAATTGACTATGGCCAGAATCAGCGTTTTGCTTTAAAATGGGCAGTTGGCTCTTCAGTATTTATGATTATTGCTGCCATTGCATTTGGCGTTATTTCGATTTAATAGTTAGGGTGATGCATATTATTTGTATCACCCTATAAATCTGCAAAGCATCCTATAGTTTAAATATAATTCTACATAAATCTTATTTAACATTATTTATTTTACAGCTATAAAATGAACCAAAGTCAGATGCTGCGTTTTATGTTTTTTACGCGATTTAAGTAATGATCGTCTACTGTTTTAAATGTTTGTTATAAAAGTACATCTAAATATAGAATAAACCTTCAAGTCCTTATGTTCCCCTTTAACATAAATTACTCTTCTGCTTATACCTTTAAAAGACATACCTAACTTTTTTGTTCAACAAAAAGAAAACCACCTATTGGCAGCTGAATTTTACGATAGTCCTTTTGCTTCACAATGAGAGTCATGTCAATTGAATTGGAATCAGTGCCTCGGCTTTCTTAATATTTTCTTTTAAGTAAATAGGTGATTTTGGGTGGTTTAAAATTTCTTCTGAAGTTAACCAAAACACCTTTTCTACCTCATCAGGAATAATAGGTAACGCCTCACCAGATTCATATTCGCAAAGAAAAACAACATCCACCACATTTTGACCAGTATCTGTTACAAAAGAGGTGCTATTTACATAAGTTAAACTGTCTTTTACTTTTACACCGACTTCTTCTAAAATTTCACGTTTTACAGTTCTTTCTAGTATATTAGATGAACTTCCTTCTATATCCACCTTACCTCCAACTAGGGAAAGCAGACCTCCAGCGTGTTCCTCTTTTTTACTTCTTTCAATTATTAGCCACTTGTCATTTTTCCTTATAGCACCTTCAACATTTACAATAAACATTTTAAGTCCCCCAATATTTAATTGTATTTATTTTTCTTTAAATCTCATTAACTTCCCTTCCATTACTATGTTTTTATTTCAGCTAACCTGCACCTTCAGCTGTACAAAAAAACCGACTGGGTTTGGCAGCTGAACTCGAACATCAGCATCCACCATTGTATAAGACAAGAATCATTATATTTCGAAAAAGTTATCGCGTTCTACTTTACACACTCTTAGTGCGAAACTCTTATACCATTCATTTTTACCTCTAACCTGTGCAACTTGATGTGCCGAGTATTCCTTCCAATTCTTTATTGCATCCAATGAAGCCCAATATGAAACTGTAATTCCCAACCCTTCATCACGAGCACTTTCCAGGCCTAAGAATCCCTTTTGCTGAGAAGCTAACTCTGCCATTTTTTCCGCCATTTTTCCGTAACCTCTATCTCCCTCAGTTCTCTGTGATGAAAATATTACTGCGTAATAAGGTGGTTCAGGAGTTTTTACAATTCCATTCATACATTGTTTCCTCCAGTTTAATATTTTTATAATTCCCGCTATTCTATTATAAATATTTTTAAACAAGAAAAGCGACTGCCTTATTGAGCAATCGCACACTATTTAATAAGATATTTACTTATGGTTTCATTTGGTCATTTGCATCCATTTATAATCTGCCTGGGGTCGCAGTCATTATCAAGACATGCTCGGCTACTTTTCATTAACTTGAATATTTTTATCAAACGCATAAATGCTGACAAGCTTCGGCCTGAACTAATTCCTCCAATTTTTTTACTTTAGCAGAATCCTCATAAATTCTTTTCACTAATGTGGTCCTTGCCGTGATTCTCCAGGATGAGGTCAGCGAAAAAGACACACAGTCAGGCAATTTTACATTACATAACATCCATGAACTTTTATTTATATAAATATCACTTAAATCCCCTATGATTTCGGGATAATGACTTTACGTATGCTTTTTCACAAACTGCTCCAACAAAGGAATAAATTTCTCATGCGCATAAATGCCTTCAGATTCTGAAATCGTTTGAAGAAGAACATGATGAATAGATTTTGTTAATAAGTTTAAAGCCTGCTGGACAGAACCATTCTCAAATTTCTCCAATGACTCAGGCAATTCATCCTCGTCTAGAATAAAATATTCTCCATTCGGAAGTACTAAAATATCGATTATTAAATCTTCAAAACATACCATTCTATCGCTTATCAATGTATTTTTTACAATGTTAAAATATGAGCCCAAATACTTTCCTTTATGGTCTCTCCAGAAATATAGATTATATGGGCGATTTTCCCAGTAATAAGCAATTGTATAGCTGCCTCTCGGTATTGTTAATTGAGTTTGATTGGCTTTCATTGTAAAAGTGTCTTCAATAATATGAAAAAGCACCGCACTTTGATTTTGCACTGTCAACAGCATACAATTATATTCCACGACTTCGGAATCATACCTTATTTTTCTTTCTATTATTTCAGCCCCATTGAATTGATGAGTTCTTAGATTTGTTATAGTAGAAACCTCCCAATGGCAAATTAGAAAAGATGTATTTACAACATTAAATTCATTATGTACTGTTCGCCAATTGGCCCCATTTTTCTGCGTCCTGTATCCTGAAACCCAACTTTTACATACAGTTTTTGAGCAGCAATGTTTTTGTGATTAACAGCTAACACGATTTCATTACAGTCAGGGAATTCGTCAGCAGCAAATTTTCTTAATAATAACATAGCCTGCTTTGCATATCCTCGTCCTTGCTTAGCCTGGTTAATGGATAATGATGTTAGCAGCATCGCCTGCGGATTGTCCGAATACTCCTTTACTCTTTCAGTTGAATGCAATAAAAAGAAGCCCACTGGTTCTCCATCAAAAAGGATAACGATCCGATGCTGGCCTTCTGTTACTTCTTTATAATTGCTTGGCAGTGAAGTGAATTGAACCTGCTCTTTAGGAAGCTCAAAAGAATTCAAGATATCCATATGTTCATTAGAGAAATGTTTCAATTCCAAATAATTTGTCTTTTTCATTTATTCTCCCCCTCGGTACAATAGTATGATAAGAACAAATGTTTGTACAGTTAAAATTTAGTTATTAAACCAAAACAAACAATAAGCTGCCGTGATGGCAGCTGGCACTATTTTTTCTTGCATTTTATCATGAAGAAATTTATTGATGGTTTATTTTTCATATCCTTATTTGGCTCGTCAATTTCTGAAATCTCTATCAGGCCGTAATGTCCAAATTCTTGTTTTATGGTGTGAGAATCATAAAAAAACATTTTCACACCTTCCATGATCTCAAAATAATCTTTATCCAATTGTTTGCCCTTGCCAAACATGGGGGCTTTTTTTGAAACAGCTGTAAAAATCATATAGCCATTTGGCTTTAATTGATCATAGCAATCTTTAATAAACTTCTCTCTCTCATCCTTATTCAATAAGTGAATAAGGGCATGGGAGAATACACCAGTGTAAAGCTGGTCATCAAAAGGCATGTCAGTTACTGAGCCATGAAAAATTCTGCTGTCAATCCCATGTTGGCTTGCCAGATCAATGGCTGTTTTTGAAATCTCAATGCCTGTCACATTTATGCCATTTTCAATAAAAACCTTCGCATTTCTTCCATATCCAAAACCCGGCAACAGTATATCCTTAACATTCTCTTCAAGGAAAAAGTCCTTTGTTAAGATAGCGGAATCTGCAGCCTCAAATCCCCACATCGTTTGTTTTTCTATAAAACTGGATTCCCAGAATTCCATTAGATCTCTATCTCCTTTATGTTTTATTTTCATTGCAGCACTAGCGGCTTAACACTTATATATTTTTTAATAACAGACATAATGACTCTTTAATAACTATAATTGTTTTTTATTTTTTTGTAAATGTAATTCCTTAACAATTAACAGAATGTATTCTTTACTACAATTAAGTTAAGCCAGCCTGCTCCTTTAAGTAAACAAAAAGCTGCCTGATTTGGCAGCTGCTATGAAAAAGCACATGATAATTAAGGAGCGATATTATGTACCTTCAACCCAATAAGTAGTTTTCCTCAAGATAAGATCGTTTTTAAATAATTCTTCATATACAGCCGATAACTCATCCGGAAATTTCACTATCCCAGCATCACTTACAAATCGGATTCCCTTTATCTTATTTAATTCATTCATACAAGGTACACCGCTGACAGAATCTGCAAAGTAGAAGTAACCCGTCCACTGGATATTTCTGAAATAGAAATTTCCCTGATACACCTCAGTAAGTGCATGAACGGTTAATCCGATTTCCTCTTTTACTTCCCGTTTTGCACACTTTGATGGAGTTTCGCCTAATTCCTGTTTTCCCCCTGGAAAATTCCACAGATCCCCTCTATCTTGTACTACTAAAATATGATGGTCCACATCTTTTATCAGGACACGGGTGAAAATATTTTGCATATACGCTTTTTCCTCTCCACTAAAAGAAACAATTTTATGGCATAGAAGATACAGCCAAATCAATAAAAACGATTGCAAAAACTAAAAAACCATGAAAAAGCTAGAATACAATACCAATTTTGGCTCTCTTATTTGTTTATAAAGGGTAAGTCCCGACTCGATCGAAATAATCCATGTAATCATGCCCCATAGGGAAAATAAAAAGCCAAAATTTGCAATCAATAACAATCAAATGAAAAAATAATAAAGACCAGGATACCGTTTAAATTCTTTCAATCTCATCACAGGAGTTACTCAACAAAGGCACCCTGACTTTTGGGATCTAATAGAAAGAATTGCCGAAAGCAAATATTCAGCGTCCAATCCTACTCCGCAAATCAAAGCCGAGCCTCGCTGATATTGCCAGGGTAAGCCTATAAAATACAGGCCCTTAACTTCAGTGATCCCCCTTTTATGTATTGGTTTTCCTTCATTGGAGATGACACCTTTTATATTAATCCAGTCGTATGAAGGAACGAAACCAGTGGACCAGATAATACTATCGAATTTCCTCCGAGTCTGATCTTCAAATAGAACTTCTGTATCATTGATGTGTAAAACTTTAGGTTTTACATCAACCTTTTTGACTTTTATGAGTTCTTTCAGTTCCTTTCCAAAAATCGGGTCCTTCTGTTTTTGAAACCAGCTGCCTTTTACTGTATCTTTTCCTGCAAACAGCAGACCGAGTTTATCCAGCCAATAAAAAACACTTCTTCCAAGTATCGTTAATGGCAAAAATTTCATACTGTGACCAACAGCTATTGTGACGCTCTTATCTTTTGCTAATTCCACGGCGATTTGTGCCCCGGAATTGCCGCCGCCCACAACCAATATCTTACTTCCTGGCACTTCACCTGGGGAATGATATTCAGAAGAGTGAAGCTGAAAGGTATTTGCCCCCTTTTTATGGCATTAGGTATATATGGTTTTTGAAATGCTCCAGTTGCAATGATTACTTGCTTAGCAATCATCTTCCCGCTATTAGTTTCTAAGAGAAATGAACCATCAGGCTGTTTATTTAACTTAATTACATTAGTGTTAAGCATGACTGGAAGATCAAAATGCTTAACATAGTCAATCAAATAGTCCGCCATCTCATCTTTCGCTGGAAGTTCATTTGATGAACCTCCCATTTGTAATCCAGGCAAACTGCTATATCGGCGTGGGGTAAATAAAACCAGGGAATGGTATCTTTTCCTCCAGGAGTCCCCCGCGTCCCCAGTTTTTTCCAATATGACAAAGGATACATTTTCTTTTTTTAAATAATATCCCATTGCTAATCCTGCCTGACCTCCACCAATAATGGCCACTTCATAATTTATTATGTTCTCACTCCTCTCACACAAAAGTTATTCAAATATTGATTTGAATATTATTATATAATAACCAGAAAAAGGAATACACATTTTAAAAATAAAAACAGCTGCCTCTTGGCAGCTGTTCATAAAAAATGGACCTTCTTTGTCGATGAACCGAAGGCCCCTTTAAGTTAATTGCATGGTTGTAATACAAGTACCCTCATTCTCAAAAGTTAAAATTTCTGATTCCGATGTTTTTCCATCATACTTAATCTTTATTTGATATGTTTCATCTCTTGGGAGCCATAAATCAAAAAATCCATTTGCTTGGGACTTTACTTTTTCGTTCAAAATGACATTGCCTTTCGTATCTTCGATATATACATCAAACTCTTTATCAGCTAATTCACCTTGACAACCTGTCAAGCTATGATTAGTTCAAGGGTGGGTTTCATTAACGTAAGGTGCAATTGAAACGAAAAACTCTTCTTTCGGCAGATCATAGACTAATTCTTCACCATCCGCTTTTTTTACCAGTAGCTGCTGTGAGGTAATCGAAGCAGACTCGCTCTTAACGTTTCCTGCACTATAATCATTCACCAATTCCTTGATGTTATCAGCCTTCAAAGCGGCCTCATCATTTGAATCGGCTTGTCCACAGCCAGCTAATACTATTGAAATGAGTAAGACAGACAGAAATAGTTTTACCTTCACCTTTGTTCACATCCTTATTCAGTTTCATGCTTAAATGACTATTGCCAAAGTAAACAATAGCAAATAAATATGGAGAAATTATGGAGAAATGATTTGCAGCACCCGCTGCTTAAATAAGCAATTCGAATGTAACTATGCTAAAGTTATCATGCATAGATATTTTCAGAGGCTGTGAGTCAAATTGAACTTAATTGAAAAATTATATACTGTTATAATATTTTTAGCAGTGATTTTTGGTATTAGTATAGGGCAAGCAGAGTTAATAAGGGCTAATGCGGAAAGTTTTATTGTGCCTTTATTAGTAGCAATGCTATATATTACTTTTTTACAAATTCCTATTGAAGATATCAAGATAGCTTTTAAGAACATAAAATTTACATACACTTCAATCCTCATAAACTTTGTCTGGACACCCATCCTGGCATGGCTGCTGGCAATGGTATTTTTAGGCGATAATCCATCACTATATATTGGATTTATTATGCTGATGGTTACACCATGCACTGATTGGTACCTAATCTTTACAGGCATAGCAAAAGGAAATGTTGCCTTATCAACTGCTATCCTGCCTCTAAACTTAATCTTACAGGTCATATTGCTGCCTATCTGCCTTCTGATCTTTGGCGGAACGACAGGAGTAATAGAACTGGGGTTTTTAGTTGAAAGTATTCTGGTTGCATTAATCATACCGTTAGTTCTGGCTGTTTTAACAAAGATACTCTTAAAAAACAAGGATCAGTTAAGAGAAAGCCTTGTATCCAGCC
This window of the Cytobacillus pseudoceanisediminis genome carries:
- a CDS encoding response regulator: MTNPSIGVLIVEDDPVASSVYEQLIQNRKDFTVIGKAQTASETIQLLNVITPDLILLDVHLPDANGIDLLFQIKHAHRHVDIIMITASNDAKTVRDAMRGGAYSYLLKPIMVDSFFQHLKSTAKRGMPGKQMPISNKMKYSGSFKKTLQLPRQSTRPRICQKASTNTHSAKLHKQ
- a CDS encoding CitMHS family transporter — protein: MLALLGYIMVAVFMALIMTKRMSALLALIIVPIVFALIGGFYTGIGEMMLEGIKQVAPTGVMLVFAILYFGIMIDAGLFEPIVNTILRIVKGDPLKIALGTVALASLVALDGDGTTTFIITVTAMLPLYKKLNMNLYMLSTLALLSIGVMNMTPWGGPTARVISSLQLTTEEVFLPLIPVMAAGIAFAFLVAWHFGLKERKRIGIFKMDDPIASEIQAAKEQTAAAIDHGEKSAELQRPKLIWVNAGLTIGLLIALIAGLLPLPVLFMLGFAIAAMINYPNLVQQKERIAAHAGNVLAVVALVFASGIFTGIMNGTGMVDAMATALVQVIPEQLGTQLPLITAITSMPFTYFMANDPYYYGIIPIIGETAASYNIPMAEIARASVLGQPAHVLSPLYAAGYLLVGMIGIDYGQNQRFALKWAVGSSVFMIIAAIAFGVISI
- a CDS encoding class I SAM-dependent methyltransferase, yielding MEFWESSFIEKQTMWGFEAADSAILTKDFFLEENVKDILLPGFGYGRNAKVFIENGINVTGIEISKTAIDLASQHGIDSRIFHGSVTDMPFDDQLYTGVFSHALIHLLNKDEREKFIKDCYDQLKPNGYMIFTAVSKKAPMFGKGKQLDKDYFEIMEGVKMFFYDSHTIKQEFGHYGLIEISEIDEPNKDMKNKPSINFFMIKCKKK
- a CDS encoding GNAT family N-acetyltransferase; this encodes MKKTNYLELKHFSNEHMDILNSFELPKEQVQFTSLPSNYKEVTEGQHRIVILFDGEPVGFFLLHSTERVKEYSDNPQAMLLTSLSINQAKQGRGYAKQAMLLLRKFAADEFPDCNEIVLAVNHKNIAAQKLYVKVGFQDTGRRKMGPIGEQYIMNLML
- a CDS encoding NUDIX hydrolase, giving the protein MFIVNVEGAIRKNDKWLIIERSKKEEHAGGLLSLVGGKVDIEGSSSNILERTVKREILEEVGVKVKDSLTYVNSTSFVTDTGQNVVDVVFLCEYESGEALPIIPDEVEKVFWLTSEEILNHPKSPIYLKENIKKAEALIPIQLT
- a CDS encoding ATP-binding protein, with the protein product MAILSKPFIFKQPGLFGQMVLLVLTVLLICILLIIISFSSIIDQMIEKTTGQQALTVAELVAENDSIIDAFNTDHPAQLIQPIAEKLRERTGADYIVIANGDGIRYSHPYLNQIGRPTETSNKAPLAGDSIVFIGNGVLGEAVKAKTPIYDESGKIIGVSSVGFLTNELEGKIFVYQLRVAGFGGLALLIGIPGAFYIARRVKKLIFNLEPEEISHAFSEKQAILESIGDATLAISPDLKILSANKKARSILGEHAKDTLTELHLKALIQNALENPNLFIQKQVLINNSIYIVDISPIQAEETAITGFVLTIRPFSEVEDLANELIEIRQHANHIRAQTHEYLNKLNTLNGLLLLERYEEAKALMKMEVQELQQTVTFLMSTIKDPLIVALLLGKVNRAKEMKVLITFDENSQWLDFPDTIQSEHVVTVVGNLIDNALEASSAWKGKSATVHLSFTDYGDELIMDIEDNGKGMTSEEEAYFFTEGATTKNDPQHGLGLTIMQHALSQLGGEWYRTDRLEGTCMTIAIPKANPDFTTAKEREKS
- a CDS encoding NUDIX hydrolase gives rise to the protein MQNIFTRVLIKDVDHHILVVQDRGDLWNFPGGKQELGETPSKCAKREVKEEIGLTVHALTEVYQGNFYFRNIQWTGYFYFADSVSGVPCMNELNKIKGIRFVSDAGIVKFPDELSAVYEELFKNDLILRKTTYWVEGT
- a CDS encoding CueP family metal-binding protein gives rise to the protein MKVKLFLSVLLISIVLAGCGQADSNDEAALKADNIKELVNDYSAGNVKSESASITSQQLLVKKADGEELVYDLPKEEFFVSIAPYVNETHPUTNHSLTGCQGELADKEFDVYIEDTKGNVILNEKVKSQANGFFDLWLPRDETYQIKIKYDGKTSESEILTFENEGTCITTMQLT
- a CDS encoding DUF402 domain-containing protein, giving the protein MTNLRTHQFNGAEIIERKIRYDSEVVEYNCMLLTVQNQSAVLFHIIEDTFTMKANQTQLTIPRGSYTIAYYWENRPYNLYFWRDHKGKYLGSYFNIVKNTLISDRMVCFEDLIIDILVLPNGEYFILDEDELPESLEKFENGSVQQALNLLTKSIHHVLLQTISESEGIYAHEKFIPLLEQFVKKHT
- a CDS encoding arsenic resistance protein gives rise to the protein MNLIEKLYTVIIFLAVIFGISIGQAELIRANAESFIVPLLVAMLYITFLQIPIEDIKIAFKNIKFTYTSILINFVWTPILAWLLAMVFLGDNPSLYIGFIMLMVTPCTDWYLIFTGIAKGNVALSTAILPLNLILQVILLPICLLIFGGTTGVIELGFLVESILVALIIPLVLAVLTKILLKNKDQLRESLVSSLSVLPIIFLSFAIVAMFASQGQLLLNHLDLLWKITIPILLFFMINLFVSQKAGQLMRFPNSDRASLSLTTLARNSPIALAIAMTAFPDQPLIALTLVVGPLLELPILAVITQILLFITKEKRT
- a CDS encoding antibiotic biosynthesis monooxygenase family protein; translated protein: MNGIVKTPEPPYYAVIFSSQRTEGDRGYGKMAEKMAELASQQKGFLGLESARDEGLGITVSYWASLDAIKNWKEYSAHQVAQVRGKNEWYKSFALRVCKVERDNFFEI